TTAATATGTACAAAAGCCAAGCATGAATGTGGTCACCAACCCAATCCCATATCTCGACTAAGGTTTCTTGAGAAAAGTATTCCATTCAAGCAAGTGAACCTCGGACCATCAAAGCCAAGATCAACCAAACCGTTGTTGGTGATGGAGTTTTGGAACTCTCTAACCTTCCTCTTGTTGGAGAAGGTCTTCCCTCCATCTTCTCTTATGGGTCATCAATACAGTTAAAGTCCCCTGCCACAAGCAATAGATGTCCCTCTTGAGATAGCTTGGCTATCTCTTCCCACAAGATCCTCCTCTCTCTGAAATCTGTGTTACCCTATATTGCAGCTAGGATCCACGGCCTGTCATTGCCTTCAGAGATCACCATCACCACATGTTACTCGCAAACATTAAAAATGTCCAGATCACCGCACCCTAGCCTCTAAGcaggggcggctcaatacatttgggggcctaaggcgaatccaataaatgaggcctttttttttaataataaattttttaataaatataaaatacttaaaaaatgatataaaaatagatagctattaagtacactatttcaacgaagatgcatgaatctaacaaaaacagacaaaaaacctttttaatttaatataattcttcaaTGGGAgcacagaaaaataattattctaaaagaaaggccatgaaactgattaaataactgagataatgcttgacaatactgtttaccccgtcaagcaagagcagagtagaaaaaggtcatcccatggcacttcatggccaaggtaaaaaaaagaatttgtccagaaaggggCCTCCTATaaaagaaagtaggggcattatgggaaattcactccatctaattaataaaagtcccatcccaccatctccccttcaagtgagtacccaagcagcgacTGCAACATCACACAGCAGCCattgaaccccctccctccttttctctctgtaccacccaagagggaagagggaagaagaaaccgagaggagaaaattaaaagaatctccaccctccaagaagtccatttccaatccccctttcttcctgatggcccggctgggtcaggagtaatgtgagggaaggaaaaccaagaccaaaaccaaaaaagagaagggatgaaagatgagagtggcttcaggcgtgtatcaagccaaccaaatccctttcttcctgatggcccactGCCCAGGCCAGCGCCCAGCTACGACTCTAGCTATTGGAGACGGATGGAAAAGGCAGAATGCTAcagattaaataaaaaaagaaaaactatgcAGTGGGGACCGTGGGATGGGGGCCTTCCGTGGgtcgggggccttaggcgaccgcctaagTCGCCTAAGGCCCGAGCCGGCCCTGCCTCTAAGTAGCAATTATCCCATCTGACAGATCACGAGACTCTACTGCATAGAAGCCCCATGATCTAGGAAAGACTTGCCTAGCACGTTGTAGACTCCTCTCATACAGACGGGTCTCGAAGAGAATACATATATCCGAATTATGTAGCTGCACCAACCTATAAAAGGCCGGGGCAAAAGAGGGCTTTCCCGCCCCCCGACAGTTCGACAATAAGACTTTCATCAAGCATCCTAGGTAGTAGCCTGGACCCCCCTCCTCAGGTCCTGAGTCCCCTTTGCTAACCAGCTCTCCACAGACCCTATCCTTCATGCCCTGTTCTCCCTGCAAAATCGGCTCAAGAGGTGGAATAGCCACTCGTGTGGGTCCTGTGGGCCACTGCTGAACTCGGCACAGTCAGGGACTGGGCCGGCACGCAGGGCTGGGCGCGGGCACGCAGACACCACCACCCACCCGGCGAGCAAGCCCCTCTTCCTAAAGTTTTCAACCCCTTGTTTTTGCCTCGCTTTCTCTGCAGACACGCTCCCACTCCACGCTGTTCCTATCGACAGGTGGACTCGACCTGCTTATATATACCCGGCAGCCCCTCCTACACCCGCTACCTCGCACCCACGCCAAGACTGCTCTGTTTTCCTCTGTTTCCGTTGTCATTGAGCCATGGTGGTCTTAACCAAAACAACGCTCGAACAAATCACGCTCCCAATTGCACCCAAACCCAGCACGTATTTCTCCGGTATTCCCGTCATAAACCTCGCGGAACCGGGCTCCGAGACCCTCCTCGTGAGAGCATGCGAGGAGCTCGGGTTCTTCAAGGTCACCAACCATGGGATTCCTATGGAGCTCATGGCTAGGCTGGAGGCAGAGGCTGTGAAGTTCTTCTCCCTCGCCCAAGTGGAGAAAGAACGAGCAGGGCCTGCCAATCCATTCGGTTATGGAAACAAGACCATTGGCCGTAATGGAGATGTGGGCTGGCTGGAGTACCTCATCTTGGATGTCACTTCCAAGCCCATGTCTCACTCTTCACTAGCCTTTCTCGAAGAACCTTCAGCAAGCTCCTTACGGTGAGAACAGTGCTTAAAAATATGGATCTTCTCTAATGAAGTCTTCATAAAGCTGACGAACTTTTTTAGTCGGCCTTTGGCAATTTTGGTTCTCTATACCTTCTAACGTCTTAAAAATTCCCCGTTTTTCTTCTTGGTGGGTTTTGCTGCAGCTCTGCTTTGAATGAGTATGTATCAGCTATGAGGAAGCTGGTCCGTGAGGTTTTAGAGTTGATGGCTGAAGGGCTAAGGATTCAGCCGAGAAATATTTTGAGCAAGCTGGTCATGGATGAGGAGAGTGACACAGTGTTAAGGTTGAATCACTACCCTCCATGCCCCCACCTTCAGGACCTGGACTGCAGCCTGACTGGATTTGGAGAGCACACAGACCCACAGATTATTTCAATTTTGAGATCAAACAACACCTCGGGGCTGCAAATATCTCTGAGGGATGGGACTTGGGTTACAGTTCCACCTGACCAGGATTCCTTTTTCATCAATGTTGGTGACTCCTTGCAGGTAACGAACCATCCCTTCCACCTTCCCATTCTGCTCACAATGTTCTAAACTCGATGTTCCTAGCTGTCTCAACCAAATTGGCCCCAGCCTCACTATCCTACTAATAAACTATATCCGTCTCTCCTCCGACATTAACATAGGAAGTTGCATTCAAACCATGTCCTCTGTTCCTTGGGagtttctctttctttataACATAACCAACTTCATAGAGCAGTCAATGGTACATGAATCGGATAAAAGAAGGCTTGTCTCCGTTCTTTAAGGTTGCACGGGAATCGTGATGGTGTTGTTTCCTGTGGGTGGTGGGAATATGTCTAATGGTCATACTGTGGGCTTGTTTCAGGTTCTCACCAATGGGAGATTCAGGAGCGTGAAGCACAGGGTTTTGGCCAGTGGTTTGAAATCCAGGGTCTCCATGATCTATTTCGGGGGGCCACCTTCGGGAGAGAGGCTGGCACCCTTGCCACTGTTGATGGGAGAAGGGGAGCAGAGCCTCTACAGGGAGTTCACATGGTGCGAGTACAAGAGCTTCGCCTATGGAACAAGGCTGGCTGATAACAGGCTGGGGCGGTTCCAGCGGTAGGA
This is a stretch of genomic DNA from Phoenix dactylifera cultivar Barhee BC4 chromosome 9, palm_55x_up_171113_PBpolish2nd_filt_p, whole genome shotgun sequence. It encodes these proteins:
- the LOC103701313 gene encoding gibberellin 2-beta-dioxygenase 1-like; this encodes MVVLTKTTLEQITLPIAPKPSTYFSGIPVINLAEPGSETLLVRACEELGFFKVTNHGIPMELMARLEAEAVKFFSLAQVEKERAGPANPFGYGNKTIGRNGDVGWLEYLILDVTSKPMSHSSLAFLEEPSASSLRSALNEYVSAMRKLVREVLELMAEGLRIQPRNILSKLVMDEESDTVLRLNHYPPCPHLQDLDCSLTGFGEHTDPQIISILRSNNTSGLQISLRDGTWVTVPPDQDSFFINVGDSLQVLTNGRFRSVKHRVLASGLKSRVSMIYFGGPPSGERLAPLPLLMGEGEQSLYREFTWCEYKSFAYGTRLADNRLGRFQR